In the Quercus lobata isolate SW786 chromosome 5, ValleyOak3.0 Primary Assembly, whole genome shotgun sequence genome, one interval contains:
- the LOC115992181 gene encoding probable inactive leucine-rich repeat receptor-like protein kinase At3g03770, whose product MGWCCLFLLFCFTWSFFILGTYPLQSSQTQVLQQLRKHLEHPKQLEIWNNRSIDFCYLSSFPQVNITCQDNFVTELRIVGDKTAKVSDFHGFAIPKQTLSENFSLDSFVATLARLTNLRVLSLVSLGIWGPLPDKIHRLSSLEYLDLSSNFLFGSVPPKISTMVKLQTLKLDDNFFNDTVPNWFDSLSNLTILSLRNNQLKGQFPSSILSITTLTDLIMSSNGMSGKLPHLSSLTSLHVLDLSANKLDSVLPKMPKGVVMVILSNNSFFGEIPQQYGQLSQLQHLDLSFNVLRGKPPYAVFSLPNISFLNIASNVLSGSLPDHLSCGSKLEFIDISNNKLMGGLPSCFSTNSDKRFVEVDGNCLSFNTRHQHVESYCMEVYMKKQSKGKNAGILVGLIIGVFILMLLLAYGFLILWRIYCPRGISEQHLLHKTVQDSSAAGFSSELLASARFVSEAAKFGTSSLPVCRSYTFEELKEATNNFDNSAFMGEGSYGKLYKGRLENGALVAIRCMPLSKKYSIRNLKLRLDLLAKLRHPHLVCLLGHCVDVGGRDDFSTNKIFLISEYLPSGNFCTHLAENSYGKVFNWSERLAILISIAKAVHFLHTGIIPGFFHNRLKTNNILLNEHGMAKLSNYGLSIISEETDKCGAKVEGYKSWQMKNLEDDVCCFGFILLEALVGPSVCARRDALLLNEIASINSLDGQKRIIDPIVQATCSQESLSIVLSIMSKCISLESCSRPSIEDVLWNLQYAAQIQGTVSGDHRFDTASPQ is encoded by the exons ATGGGGTGGTGTTGCTTGTTTTTGCTTTTCTGTTTTACATGGAGTTTCTTTATTCTTGGTACTTATCCATTACAGTCTTCTCAAACCCAAGTACTTCAGCAGCTTAGAAAGCACTTGGAGCACCCAAAGCAATTGGAGATTTGGAATAATCGTAGCATAGatttttgctatttatcttCATTTCCACAAGTAAATATCACATGCCAAGACAACTTTGTCACAGAACTCAGAATTGTAGGTGACAAGACTGCCAAAGTTAGTGACTTTCATGGGTTTGCAATTCCAAAACAAACTTTATCAGAAAACTTCTCTTTAGATTCTTTTGTGGCCACCCTGGCTAGGCTAACCAATTTGAGAGTTCTTAGTTTGGTATCTTTGGGCATTTGGGGTCCACTTCCAGACAAAATTCATAGACTTTCTTCACttgaatatctggatttgagTTCAAATTTCCTTTTTGGTTCAGTTCCTCCTAAGATATCTACAATGGTGAAGCTTCAAACTCTTAAACTAGATGACAACTTTTTTAATGATACTGTCCCCAATTGGTTTGATTCATTGTCCAATCTGACAATTCTAAGCTTGAGGAACAACCAGTTGAAAGGTCAATTTCCATCTTCAATTCTAAGTATCACCACTCTCACTGATCTTATTATGTCTAGCAATGGCATGTCTGGGAAATTGCCACATCTTAGTAGCTTAACTAGCTTACATGTGTTGGATTTGAGTGCCAACAAGTTAGATTCTGTGCTACCAAAAATGCCTAAAGGAGTGGTCATGGTTATCCTTAGCAACAACTCCTTCTTTGGTGAGATTCCTCAGCAATATGGCCAATTAAGTCAGCTTCAACACCTTGACTTGTCATTCAATGTACTTAGAGGCAAACCTCCTTATGCAGTTTTCTCTTTGCCTAATATCAGTTTCTTGAATATAGCATCAAACGTGTTAAGTGGGTCACTTCCGGACCATCTAAGCTGTGGAAGCAAACTTGAGTTCATTGATATATCTAATAATAAGTTAATGGGGGGATTGCCTTCTTGTTTTAGCACTAATTCAGACAAGAGATTTGTTGAGGTTGATGGGAATTGCTTATCCTTTAATACAAGGCATCAGCATGTTGAATCATATTGTATGGAAGTCTACATGAAGAAACAATCCAAAGGAAAAAATGCAGGAATTTTAGTGGGCTTAATTATAGGAGTCTTCATACTTATGTTGCTTCTGGCTTATGGATTTCTCATTTTGTGGAGAATATATTGCCCTAGAGGGATATCAGAACAACATTTATTGCATAAAACAGTGCAAGATAGCTCTGCAGCTGGGTTCTCCTCTGAGCTTCTAGCAAGTGCAA gATTTGTTTCTGAAGCTGCAAAGTTCGGCACGTCAAGTCTACCAGTGTGTCGGTCTTATACTTTCGAAGAGTTAAAAGAAGCTACAAACAACTTTGATAATTCTGCCTTTATGGGAGAAGGTTCATATGGAAAG CTTTACAAAGGAAGATTAGAGAATGGGGCCCTAGTTGCTATTAGGTGTATGCCTTTGTCAAAGAAATATTCAATTCGAAATCTTAAACTCAGGTTGGACCTGCTTGCAAAGCTTCGTCACCCACATTTGGTATGCCTTTTGGGGCATTGCGTTGATGTTGGTGGAAGAGATGATTTCAGCACGAATAAAATCTTTCTTATATCTGAATATCTTCCCAGTGGGAACTTTTGTACTCATCTTGCAG AGAATAGCTATGGAAAGGTTTTCAATTGGTCAGAAAGATTGGCAATTCTAATCAGTATTGCCAAGGCTGTGCATTTCCTCCATACTGGAATTATTCCTGGTTTCTTCCACAATCGACTGAAGACAAATAATATCTTGCTCAATGAGCATGGGATGGCAAAGTTGAGTAACTATGGTTTGTCCATTATCTCAGAAGAAACTGACAAATGTGGG GCAAAAGTAGAAGGCTATAAATCAtg GCAAATGAAAAACTTAGAGGATGATGTTTGTTGCTTTGGATTCATATTACTTGAGGCACTTGTTGGACCTTCAGTATGTGCTAGAAGAGACGCACTCTTGCTAAATGAAATA GCTTCTATTAACTCCCTGGATGGCCAGAAACGAATAATTGACCCAATTGTGCAAGCCACTTGCTCACAAGAATCGTTATCAATTGTGCTTTCCATAATGAGCAAATGTATTTCTCTCGAGTCATGTAGCCGTCCCTCTATTGAGGATGTACTTTGGAACTTACAGTATGCAGCTCAAATCCAGGGAACTGTTAGTGGTGATCATAGATTTGACACTGCATCGCCTCaatga
- the LOC115990897 gene encoding transcription elongation factor TFIIS-like, whose amino-acid sequence MAALSIEKDFGVPNRKRLIIKSGITVPNAETETEIVKRKIDHHHHRQDSKSIKNSDYRESVRKLLAEAFSRVSSETDESISPAFDPVEVAAAVESAMYERIGWSNPIKKAKYRSVLFNLKDPKNPDLRRKVVLGEIKAETLVTMSAEEMASEKRQRENIQIKLKKLKRCVHDADEEDKATTDMFQCSRCRERKCTYYQLQTRSADEPMTTYITCVKCNKRWKV is encoded by the coding sequence ATGGCGGCACTGAGCATTGAAAAAGACTTCGGGGTTCCAAACAGAAAGAGACTGATAATCAAGTCTGGTATAACTGTTCCTAATgcagaaacagaaacagaaatAGTGAAGAGGAAGattgatcatcatcatcatcgtcaagATTCCAAGTCGATCAAGAACTCTGATTATCGAGAAAGCGTTAGGAAACTGTTGGCAGAGGCCTTTTCAAGAGTATCATCTGAAACTGACGAGAGCATATCACCAGCTTTTGACCCAGTTGAAGTGGCTGCTGCAGTAGAGTCTGCGATGTACGAAAGAATTGGGTGGTCTAACCCAATCAAGAAGGCTAAGTATCGATCAGTCTTGTTCAATCTCAAAGACCCAAAGAACCCGGATTTGAGGCGAAAGGTTGTTCTTGGAGAGATCAAGGCGGAGACCCTTGTAACCATGAGTGCCGAAGAGATGGCCAGCGAGAAAAGGCAGCGTGAGAACATTCAGATAAAGTTGAAAAAGTTGAAGAGATGTGTGCATGATGCTGATGAAGAAGATAAGGCCACCACTGACATGTTTCAGTGCAGCCGGTGCCGCGAGCGCAAGTGCACCTACTACCAGTTGCAGACCCGGAGTGCCGATGAGCCCATGACAACTTATATCACTTGCGTCAAATGCAACAAACGCTGGAAGGTCTAA
- the LOC115992455 gene encoding O-fucosyltransferase 37-like isoform X2, with translation MTTARNMKSSFITENPSPFFHYLLSLSPLASLVNSPKKSPRNHKLCTPQNLSLYFLSLILSFTFLGFSILSFLLVSQASSSPCHLSSPSSPFSFPSLKSSEYSPINLVSLLSATSDDEDEPKLSNSVMVPLPVHGVVRNNVSEEEREFWEQPDGLGYKPCLDFSIGYRKASLKISKEKRRFLVVVASGGLNQQRNQIVDAVVIARILGAALVVPVLQVNLIWGDESEFSDIFDVKHFKRTLQADVRVVSSLPSTHLMSRQTIENKIPYDVSPLWIRNRFFRQLNEEGVLVLKGLDSKLSKNLPYDLQKLRCKVAFHALRYAAPIRELGNQLARRMWIEGPFIALHLRLEKDVWVRTGCLTGLGTEHDDIITKVRESQPEYLTGRLNMTYTQRRLAGLCPLNALEMARLLKALGAPGSARIYIAGGEPFGRNKALQPLMAEFPNVVTKEKLAQNGELSQYINKSSALAAIDYIVSMSSDVFVPSHGGNMGRAMQNSEAS, from the exons ATGACCACAGCAAGAAACATGAAGAGCTCCTTCATAACTGAGAACCCATCACCATTCTTTCACTACTTGCTTTCACTTTCTCCATTGGCTTCCCTTGTCAACTCCCCAAAGAAAAGTCCAAGAAACCACAAGCTTTGTACACCCCAAAACCTCTCACtctactttctttctctcatacttTCCTTCACTTTCTTGGGTTTTTCCATTCTCAGCTTCTTGCTTGTTTCCCAAGCTTCCTCCTCTCCATGTCATCTCAGCTCTCCCTCGTCACCATTTTCATTTCCTTCTCTGAAGTCTTCTGAGTACTCTCCGATCAACTTAGTCTCTCTTTTATCAGCAACTTCGGATGATGAGGATGAGCCAAAACTGTCAAACAGTGTGATGGTACCGTTACCGGTTCATGGGGTTGTTAGGAATAATGTTTCTGAGGAGGAGAGAGAGTTCTGGGAGCAACCAGATGGGCTGGGGTACAAACCATGCTTGGATTTTAGTATTGGGTATAGGAAAGCGTCTCTGAAGATTTCAAAGGAGAAGAGGAGGTTCTTGGTGGTGGTGGCCTCAGGGGGACTAAACCAGCAGAGAAATCAGATTGTTGATGCTGTTGTTATTGCAAGAATTCTTGGGGCTGCATTGGTTGTGCCAGTCTTGCAGGTTAATCTGATATGGGGcgatgaaag TGAGTTTTCGGATATATTTGATGTAAAACATTTCAAGAGGACTTTACAAGCTGATGTACGCGTTGTATCATCTCTTCCTTCCACGCATTTGATGTCAAGGCAGACCATTGAAAACAAGATTCCTTATGATGTTTCTCCGCTCTGGATTCGGAACAGATTCTTTAGACAA CTAAATGAAGAGGGTGTTCTGGTGTTGAAAGGTTTAGATTCTAAACTCTCAAAGAATCTTCCATATGATCTGCAGAAGCTTCGATGTAAG GTAGCCTTTCATGCATTAAGATATGCAGCACCAATTAGGGAGCTTGGAAATCAGCTTGCAAGGAGAATGTGGATTGAAGGCCCTTTCATTGCCCTCCATCTCCGACTAGAGAAGGATGTGTGGGTCAGAACTGGATGTCTCACTGGTTTGGGCACAGAACATGATGACATCATCACCAAGGTTCGGGAGTCTCAACCCGAATACCTGACAGGAAGGTTAAACATGACCTACACTCAACGACGACTTGCTGGACTATGCCCCCTAAATGCATTAGAAATGGCAAG GCTCCTAAAGGCTCTAGGAGCACCCGGAAGTGCACGGATATATATTGCAGGGGGAGAGCCATTTGGGAGAAACAAGGCTTTGCAGCCACTTATGGCAGAATTTCCAAATGTTGTGACAAAGGAAAAGTTGGCACAAAATGGAGAACTTTCACAGTACATTAACAAGTCCTCAGCTCTGGCTGCCATTGACTACATTGTCTCCATGAGCAGTGATGTCTTTGTACCTTCCCATGGTGGAAATATGGGACGAGCAATGCAA AATTCAGAAGCATCATGA
- the LOC115992455 gene encoding O-fucosyltransferase 37-like isoform X1 → MTTARNMKSSFITENPSPFFHYLLSLSPLASLVNSPKKSPRNHKLCTPQNLSLYFLSLILSFTFLGFSILSFLLVSQASSSPCHLSSPSSPFSFPSLKSSEYSPINLVSLLSATSDDEDEPKLSNSVMVPLPVHGVVRNNVSEEEREFWEQPDGLGYKPCLDFSIGYRKASLKISKEKRRFLVVVASGGLNQQRNQIVDAVVIARILGAALVVPVLQVNLIWGDESEFSDIFDVKHFKRTLQADVRVVSSLPSTHLMSRQTIENKIPYDVSPLWIRNRFFRQLNEEGVLVLKGLDSKLSKNLPYDLQKLRCKVAFHALRYAAPIRELGNQLARRMWIEGPFIALHLRLEKDVWVRTGCLTGLGTEHDDIITKVRESQPEYLTGRLNMTYTQRRLAGLCPLNALEMARLLKALGAPGSARIYIAGGEPFGRNKALQPLMAEFPNVVTKEKLAQNGELSQYINKSSALAAIDYIVSMSSDVFVPSHGGNMGRAMQGHRAYVGHRKYIKPNKRSMLPFFDDTSISDAEFRSIMRKLHSKSQGQPEMRANRRDRDVIAYPITECMCKHKTGIF, encoded by the exons ATGACCACAGCAAGAAACATGAAGAGCTCCTTCATAACTGAGAACCCATCACCATTCTTTCACTACTTGCTTTCACTTTCTCCATTGGCTTCCCTTGTCAACTCCCCAAAGAAAAGTCCAAGAAACCACAAGCTTTGTACACCCCAAAACCTCTCACtctactttctttctctcatacttTCCTTCACTTTCTTGGGTTTTTCCATTCTCAGCTTCTTGCTTGTTTCCCAAGCTTCCTCCTCTCCATGTCATCTCAGCTCTCCCTCGTCACCATTTTCATTTCCTTCTCTGAAGTCTTCTGAGTACTCTCCGATCAACTTAGTCTCTCTTTTATCAGCAACTTCGGATGATGAGGATGAGCCAAAACTGTCAAACAGTGTGATGGTACCGTTACCGGTTCATGGGGTTGTTAGGAATAATGTTTCTGAGGAGGAGAGAGAGTTCTGGGAGCAACCAGATGGGCTGGGGTACAAACCATGCTTGGATTTTAGTATTGGGTATAGGAAAGCGTCTCTGAAGATTTCAAAGGAGAAGAGGAGGTTCTTGGTGGTGGTGGCCTCAGGGGGACTAAACCAGCAGAGAAATCAGATTGTTGATGCTGTTGTTATTGCAAGAATTCTTGGGGCTGCATTGGTTGTGCCAGTCTTGCAGGTTAATCTGATATGGGGcgatgaaag TGAGTTTTCGGATATATTTGATGTAAAACATTTCAAGAGGACTTTACAAGCTGATGTACGCGTTGTATCATCTCTTCCTTCCACGCATTTGATGTCAAGGCAGACCATTGAAAACAAGATTCCTTATGATGTTTCTCCGCTCTGGATTCGGAACAGATTCTTTAGACAA CTAAATGAAGAGGGTGTTCTGGTGTTGAAAGGTTTAGATTCTAAACTCTCAAAGAATCTTCCATATGATCTGCAGAAGCTTCGATGTAAG GTAGCCTTTCATGCATTAAGATATGCAGCACCAATTAGGGAGCTTGGAAATCAGCTTGCAAGGAGAATGTGGATTGAAGGCCCTTTCATTGCCCTCCATCTCCGACTAGAGAAGGATGTGTGGGTCAGAACTGGATGTCTCACTGGTTTGGGCACAGAACATGATGACATCATCACCAAGGTTCGGGAGTCTCAACCCGAATACCTGACAGGAAGGTTAAACATGACCTACACTCAACGACGACTTGCTGGACTATGCCCCCTAAATGCATTAGAAATGGCAAG GCTCCTAAAGGCTCTAGGAGCACCCGGAAGTGCACGGATATATATTGCAGGGGGAGAGCCATTTGGGAGAAACAAGGCTTTGCAGCCACTTATGGCAGAATTTCCAAATGTTGTGACAAAGGAAAAGTTGGCACAAAATGGAGAACTTTCACAGTACATTAACAAGTCCTCAGCTCTGGCTGCCATTGACTACATTGTCTCCATGAGCAGTGATGTCTTTGTACCTTCCCATGGTGGAAATATGGGACGAGCAATGCAA GGTCATCGTGCCTATGTCGGGCATAGGAAATATATAAAGCCAAACAAGCGATCCATGCTTCCTTTTTTCGATGATACCTCCATATCTGATGCAGAATTCAGAAGCATCATGAGGAAACTGCACAGCAAATCTCAGGGGCAGCCTGAGATGAGAGCTAACAGGAGGGATAGAGATGTGATTGCATATCCCATAACTGAGTGCATGTGCAAACACAAAACAGGCATATTTTGA
- the LOC115988373 gene encoding probable adenylate kinase 7, mitochondrial isoform X2, protein MSESEAFVPTNPVQWSFIGNPSAKRHVFARRLSKLLQVPHISISTLVCQDLNPRSSLYKQIANAVNRGAIVPEGILFWLLSKRLEDGYSRGESGFILDGIPSSRIQAEILDQLGKIDLVVNFKSMEDSFMKHHGDGTSRERIEQYAKQSKAVEDYYRKQQKLLEFQVDNSPAANWPRLLAALHLKHIVAARTSHKLNTGIDQR, encoded by the exons ATGTCGGAATCGGAGGCCTTTGTTCCAACCAACCCGGTCCAGTGGTCTTTCATAGGTAATCCAAGCGCCAAAAGGCACGTGTTCGCTCGAAGGCTCTCGAAGCTTCTTCAAGTCCCTCACATTTCCATTTCTACCCTCGTCTGTCAAGACCTCAACCCTCGCTCTTCTCTCTACAAACAG ATTGCAAATGCTGTCAATCGAGGAGCaattgttccagagggtataCTATTTTGGCTGTTGTCAAAGAGGTTGGAAGATGGGTATTCCCGAGGTGAAAGTGGGTTTATACTGGATGGAATTCCTAGTTCAAGAATCCAGGCC GAGATCCTTGACCAACTTGGCAAGATTGATCTGGTTGTGAATTTCAAATCCATGGAGGATAGCTTCATGAAGCACCATGGAG ATGGTACCTCAAGGGAAAGAATCGAACAGTATGCAAAGCAG AGCAAGGCAGTGGAAGATTATTACAGGAAACAGCAAAAGCTTCTTGAGTTTCAAGTTGACAATTCACCTGCCGCGAATTGGCCTAGGCTTTTGGCTGCTTTACATCTGAAACATATAGTTGCTGCTCGCACTTCACATAAGCTCAATACAGGGATCGATCAGCGTTAG
- the LOC115988373 gene encoding probable adenylate kinase 7, mitochondrial isoform X1: protein MIELRRSSATKAAAITAAAPSLLSRLTDFFVSRFYSNSATAAQPQPDSDSDSNYYYNHKLPRRYGPIPMSESEAFVPTNPVQWSFIGNPSAKRHVFARRLSKLLQVPHISISTLVCQDLNPRSSLYKQIANAVNRGAIVPEGILFWLLSKRLEDGYSRGESGFILDGIPSSRIQAEILDQLGKIDLVVNFKSMEDSFMKHHGDGTSRERIEQYAKQSKAVEDYYRKQQKLLEFQVDNSPAANWPRLLAALHLKHIVAARTSHKLNTGIDQR from the exons ATGATCGAACTACGCCGCAGCAGCGCCACCAAAGCCGCGGCAATAACTGCAGCGGCGCCGTCGCTACTCAGCCGACTCACTGACTTCTTTGTGAGCCGATTCTACTCCAACTCCGCCACAGCAGCTCAGCCACAACCCGACTCCGACTCCGACTCCAACTACTACTACAACCACAAGCTGCCGCGTCGTTACGGTCCAATTCCAATGTCGGAATCGGAGGCCTTTGTTCCAACCAACCCGGTCCAGTGGTCTTTCATAGGTAATCCAAGCGCCAAAAGGCACGTGTTCGCTCGAAGGCTCTCGAAGCTTCTTCAAGTCCCTCACATTTCCATTTCTACCCTCGTCTGTCAAGACCTCAACCCTCGCTCTTCTCTCTACAAACAG ATTGCAAATGCTGTCAATCGAGGAGCaattgttccagagggtataCTATTTTGGCTGTTGTCAAAGAGGTTGGAAGATGGGTATTCCCGAGGTGAAAGTGGGTTTATACTGGATGGAATTCCTAGTTCAAGAATCCAGGCC GAGATCCTTGACCAACTTGGCAAGATTGATCTGGTTGTGAATTTCAAATCCATGGAGGATAGCTTCATGAAGCACCATGGAG ATGGTACCTCAAGGGAAAGAATCGAACAGTATGCAAAGCAG AGCAAGGCAGTGGAAGATTATTACAGGAAACAGCAAAAGCTTCTTGAGTTTCAAGTTGACAATTCACCTGCCGCGAATTGGCCTAGGCTTTTGGCTGCTTTACATCTGAAACATATAGTTGCTGCTCGCACTTCACATAAGCTCAATACAGGGATCGATCAGCGTTAG
- the LOC115993083 gene encoding probable adenylate kinase 7, mitochondrial encodes MIELRRSSATKAAAITAAPLLCRLTDFFVSRFHSNSATAAQPQPDSDSDSDSDDDDYSSSSDSNHYYYYYYNNNRKPPRRYGPNPMSSDSEAFVPTNPVQWSFIGNPSAKRHVFAQRISKLLEVPRISISTLVRQDLNPRSSLHKQIANAVNGGAIVPEDILFRLLSKRLEDGYSQGESGFILDGIPRSRIQAEILDRLGKIDLVVNFKSMEDSFMKHHGEGTSRDRIERYAKQSKALEDYYRKQQKLLEFQVDSSPGANWPRLLAALHLKHIVAARTSHKLNTGIDRR; translated from the exons ATGATCGAACTACGCCGCAGCAGCGCCACCAAAGCCGCCGCAATAACGGCGGCGCCGCTACTCTGCCGACTCACTGACTTTTTTGTGAGCCGATTCCACTCCAACTCCGCCACAGCAGCTCAGCCACAACCCGACTCCGACTCCGACTCCGACTCCGACGACGATGACTACTCCTCCTCCTCCGACTCCAaccactactactactactactacaacAACAACCGCAAGCCGCCGCGTCGTTACGGTCCAAATCCAATGTCGTCGGACTCGGAGGCCTTTGTTCCAACCAACCCGGTCCAGTGGTCTTTCATAGGGAACCCGAGCGCTAAAAGGCACGTGTTCGCTCAAAGGATCTCGAAGCTTCTAGAAGTCCCTCGCATTTCCATTTCTACCCTCGTCCGTCAAGACCTCAACCCTCGCTCTTCTCTCCACAAACAG ATTGCAAATGCTGTCAATGGCGGAGCCATAGTACCGGAGGATATACTATTTCGGCTGTTGTCAAAGAGGTTGGAAGATGGGTATTCCCAAGGTGAAAGTGGGTTTATACTGGATGGAATTCCTCGTTCAAGAATCCAGGCT GAGATCCTTGACCGACTTGGCAAGATTGATCTGGTTGTGAATTTCAAATCCATGGAGGATAGCTTCATGAAGCACCATGGAG AGGGTACCTCGAGGGATAGAATCGAACGGTATGCAAAGCAG AGCAAGGCACTGGAAGATTATTACAGGAAACAGCAAAAGCTTCTTGAGTTTCAAGTTGACAGTTCACCTGGGGCGAATTGGCCTAGGCTTTTGGCTGCTTTACATCTGAAACATATAGTTGCTGCTCGCACTTCACATAAGCTCAATACAGGGATCGATCGGCGTTAG
- the LOC115990898 gene encoding uncharacterized protein LOC115990898, which yields MAAHRCASVMADPDSDRDSGMAESDSDCDSGMTESDSDRDSGMDDSDSDRDSGMAEFDSDADDSEVELEIATAYVQLCIEYVQKYYMKRPRCTSILSGRSYVIEVLEGNPQVCYDIFRMEKAIFIHLCNELKRLHLLEEDTGWVSVEESVGTVLYIVGHNADYRVTANRFQHSLETIQRRFRRTLRAIHALGCIIIRPDVDAAELPQSLRENGKYYPWFEKCVGAIDGTHISASAPSARTTAFRDRRSDITQNVMCACNFDMRFTYVHSGWEGSANDSRVMQDALGHAEYEFPWPPRGSYYLIDSGYAIGSAFLPPHKSTRYHAQEFRGANRQPSTPQELFNYRHSSLRMVIERCFGVLKARFPVLTGMHSFSISRQWLIVTACCALHNFIRMYNRADELFHVWEGSFVRNGDANIAGVARVGSGGTEEAFNSRAQRAMSEYRDVVTAAMWADYIVQ from the exons ATGGCTGCCCACAGGTGTGCTTCAGTTATGGCCGACCCCGATTCAGATCGCGATTCAGGCATGGCTGAGTCCGATTCAGATTGTGATTCAGGCATGACTGAGTCCGATTCAGATCGCGATTCAGGCATGGATGACTCCGATTCAGATCGTGATTCAGGCATGGCTGAGTTCGATTCAGATGCGGACGATAGTGAGGTGGAGCTCGAGATTGCCACAGCCTACGTTCAGCTGTGCATAGAGTACGTGCAAAAGTACTACATGAAGCGACCTAGGTGCACTAGTATCCTGAGTGGGAGGTCATATGTGATTGAAGTACTAGAAGGAAATCCGCAAGTGTGTTATGACATATTCCGCATGGAGAAGGCCATTTTTATACACTTGTGCAATGAGTTGAAGCGGCTGCACCTATTAGAGGAGGACACTGGTTGGGTTTCAGTTGAGGAGTCCGTTGGGACAGTGCTATATATTGTCGGACACAACGCTGACTACCGGGTAACTGCCAACCGCTTCCAACATTCTCTCGAGACCATTCAAAGGCGGTTCCGGCGTACCTTGCGTGCTATCCATGCTTTGGGATGTATCATCATCCGGCCTGACGTTGATGCAGCTGAGCTCCCTCAATCACTTCGAGAGAATGGGAAATATTATCCATGGTTTGAG AAATGTGTGGGAGCTATCGATGGGACGCATATAAGTGCCTCTGCCCCATCCGCTAGGACTACCGCATTTCGAGATAGACGGAGTGATATCACCCAAAACGTGATGTGTGCATGCAACTTTGACATGCGGTTTACATATGTGCATTCGGGATGGGAAGGGAGTGCAAATGATTCACGAGTCATGCAGGATGCACTTGGACATGCCGAGTATGAGTTCCCTTGGCCGCCTAGag GATCGTACTACCTCATTGACTCGGGATACGCTATAGGCAGTGCATTCCTCCCCCCACACAAGTCCACACGCTACCATGCCCAAGAGTTTCGGGGTGCGAACCGGCAGCCTAGTACCCCACAAGAGTTGTTCAATTATAGGCATTCCTCATTACGCATGGTGATTGAACGATGCTTTGGCGTCTTGAAGGCGAGGTTCCCTGTTTTGACTGGAATGCACTCATTCTCTATCTCTAGGCAATGGCTGATTGTGACTGCTTGTTGTGCATTGCACAACTTTATTCGCATGTATAATCGGGCAGATGAACTGTTCCATGTGTGGGAAGGATCATTTGTGCGTAATGGAGACGCAAACATAGCAGGAGTTGCACGCGTAGGTAGTGGGGGCACTGAGGAAGCTTTTAATTCTCGGGCACAACGAGCAATGTCGGAGTATCGTGATGTGGTAACTGCTGCTATGTGGGCAGATTACATTGTTCAATGA